From Thermincola ferriacetica, the proteins below share one genomic window:
- a CDS encoding efflux RND transporter periplasmic adaptor subunit, which translates to MRRLKRTLILFMLLLFAVLAGGCGNKETAANDEQKPVPVSVVKVEKGSVTNNTVITGKVTASAEVMIIPKIAGKVTRVTVDVGSKVKRGDLLVQLDTTELNAQLKQAQAALELAKGNAVQNDYRIQDAWNNLKRMENLYKEGAISKQQYELALLQYNLSLNTPTEAQVKQAQANVDLIKAQLANARITAPINGEISVKNVEIGELVGPSAPVLTIVDTGNVYVEGVITEKDIPFVREGQKVKVEIDALGEKDIVGTIAALSPAADSRTKGYQVKVKIENADGKIKPGMFAEISITTQAREDVPLVPKEVLVARGDKKVVYVVRDGVAYEQDVTTGLEDEKNVEITKGLKEGEQVVILGQNSLTDKTRVVIKE; encoded by the coding sequence ATGAGGAGATTAAAAAGAACATTGATTTTGTTTATGCTACTGCTGTTTGCCGTACTTGCCGGCGGATGCGGGAACAAAGAAACCGCTGCTAATGATGAACAAAAACCGGTACCGGTATCGGTTGTCAAAGTGGAGAAAGGGAGTGTTACCAATAATACTGTAATAACCGGCAAGGTAACTGCCAGCGCTGAGGTTATGATTATCCCCAAAATTGCGGGGAAAGTGACCAGGGTAACCGTTGATGTAGGTTCGAAGGTGAAAAGAGGCGATTTACTGGTTCAATTGGATACAACCGAGCTAAATGCGCAGTTGAAACAGGCCCAGGCCGCATTGGAACTTGCCAAGGGCAACGCCGTGCAAAACGACTACCGTATCCAGGATGCCTGGAACAATTTAAAGCGCATGGAAAATTTATATAAAGAGGGCGCTATATCAAAGCAGCAATATGAACTGGCTCTTTTACAGTATAACCTGTCCCTGAATACTCCTACGGAGGCGCAGGTAAAACAGGCCCAGGCCAATGTGGACCTGATTAAAGCCCAGCTCGCTAATGCCCGTATCACCGCGCCTATAAACGGTGAAATTTCAGTAAAAAACGTGGAAATAGGCGAGTTGGTAGGTCCCAGCGCCCCTGTGTTAACAATAGTTGATACCGGCAATGTTTATGTGGAAGGCGTAATTACTGAAAAAGACATTCCTTTTGTGCGAGAAGGCCAAAAAGTAAAGGTCGAGATAGATGCTCTGGGCGAAAAAGATATTGTGGGAACTATTGCTGCCTTAAGTCCGGCTGCCGACTCCAGGACCAAGGGATACCAGGTCAAAGTAAAAATAGAAAATGCGGACGGCAAGATAAAACCCGGCATGTTTGCGGAGATTTCCATCACCACGCAGGCCAGGGAGGATGTGCCTCTGGTTCCCAAGGAAGTATTGGTAGCCCGGGGAGATAAAAAAGTGGTCTATGTGGTTAGAGATGGAGTAGCCTACGAACAGGATGTTACAACGGGTCTGGAAGATGAAAAGAATGTAGAAATCACTAAAGGTTTAAAAGAAGGTGAACAGGTGGTCATTCTCGGACAAAATTCATTAACCGATAAGACCAGAGTGGTTATTAAAGAATAG
- a CDS encoding NAD-dependent epimerase/dehydratase family protein, producing MKVLVTGGAGFIGSHIVDRLILEGYEVVVADNLSTGSPANINAESRFYQVDITGDDLQDLFAKEKPEVVIHHAAQADVQVSQREPVFDSMTNILGTVNLLQCCITYNVKKLIYASSAAVYGAPCYLPVDENHPVNPISNYGISKYVPELYIKAFHKNFNLNYTILRYANVYGPRQGLKGEGGVVFLFARRFLAGEPPLIYGDGEQTRDFVFVEDIVNANLLALEQGDGMVINIGTGAQVSVNDLCSRLREIFKSDLRAEYLEPRPGDIKKSVFDISLAKNVLGWQPLVSLETGLRQTIEFYRDLWREV from the coding sequence TTGAAGGTTTTGGTTACTGGAGGAGCGGGGTTTATAGGTTCCCATATCGTGGACAGGTTGATTCTGGAAGGGTATGAAGTGGTGGTCGCCGATAACCTTTCTACCGGAAGCCCGGCAAATATCAATGCGGAAAGCCGGTTTTATCAGGTTGATATTACCGGGGATGATTTGCAAGACTTATTTGCCAAGGAAAAACCTGAAGTGGTGATACACCATGCTGCCCAGGCAGATGTGCAGGTTTCACAACGGGAACCAGTTTTTGATTCCATGACTAATATTTTGGGTACTGTTAATCTGCTGCAATGTTGTATTACGTATAATGTAAAAAAGCTGATTTATGCCTCTTCGGCCGCCGTTTACGGCGCTCCTTGTTACCTTCCTGTTGACGAAAACCATCCAGTTAATCCTATTTCCAATTATGGCATTTCAAAATACGTACCGGAGTTATATATCAAAGCTTTTCACAAAAATTTTAATTTGAATTATACCATCCTTCGTTACGCCAATGTTTATGGGCCCAGGCAGGGGCTGAAAGGGGAAGGGGGCGTTGTTTTCCTGTTTGCCAGGCGGTTTCTGGCCGGAGAACCTCCCTTGATTTATGGCGACGGTGAGCAAACGAGGGATTTTGTTTTTGTGGAGGACATCGTTAATGCCAACCTCCTGGCCCTTGAACAGGGCGACGGGATGGTTATAAACATAGGAACCGGCGCCCAGGTATCCGTTAACGATTTATGCAGCCGCCTCAGGGAAATATTCAAGAGTGATTTACGGGCCGAGTACCTGGAGCCAAGGCCGGGCGACATCAAAAAGAGCGTATTTGACATTTCGTTGGCCAAGAATGTATTGGGCTGGCAGCCCCTTGTTTCCCTGGAAACGGGATTGCGGCAAACTATTGAATTTTACCGGGATTTATGGAGAGAGGTGTAA
- a CDS encoding DUF362 domain-containing protein produces MSTVYVFKTRPETVVDDYIKLLKTAQVNRHLDPNTTTILKDNISWHFPYLSANTTPWQLEGTILGLKELGFRDITCVQNKTVVTNAFKGEKLNKYVPIFKKYNIPVLYNFRDEDMKWVTYEPKGDILVLDKIFPEGIRIPDYFFGKNVVHLPTMKCHIYTTTTGAMKNAFGGLLNTKRHYTHSVIHETLVDLLTIQKEIHPGVFAVMDGTVCGNGPGPRTMEPIEKDYILASADQVAIDAIAAKMMGFDPLSLPFIRLAHEKGLGVGDPRQIEIVGEDIERVNFNFSVGDNLASRVGDLLWFGPLKAMQNLFFRTPLVNLFIFGSFFYHDYFWWPTRGKKKMEYVRKNYRWGQLFDKYSE; encoded by the coding sequence ATGAGCACTGTTTATGTATTTAAAACCAGGCCGGAAACTGTTGTGGATGATTACATTAAGCTGTTGAAAACCGCCCAGGTGAACAGGCATTTGGATCCCAATACCACAACTATATTAAAGGACAACATTTCCTGGCATTTTCCCTACCTTAGCGCCAATACTACCCCATGGCAGTTGGAAGGTACTATCCTGGGGCTGAAGGAACTGGGTTTTCGCGATATAACCTGTGTCCAGAACAAGACCGTTGTCACTAACGCTTTCAAAGGAGAAAAGCTCAACAAATACGTGCCTATATTCAAAAAATATAATATTCCCGTGCTTTACAATTTCCGGGATGAGGACATGAAGTGGGTTACTTATGAGCCTAAAGGCGATATTCTGGTATTGGACAAGATTTTCCCTGAAGGCATCAGGATCCCTGACTATTTCTTTGGTAAAAACGTGGTTCATCTGCCGACAATGAAGTGCCATATCTATACCACGACTACCGGGGCCATGAAAAATGCCTTTGGCGGGCTCTTAAATACCAAGCGGCATTATACCCACAGTGTAATTCACGAAACACTGGTGGACCTGCTGACTATCCAAAAGGAAATCCATCCCGGCGTGTTTGCTGTTATGGACGGTACCGTATGCGGCAACGGCCCGGGGCCGCGTACCATGGAGCCCATCGAAAAAGATTACATCCTGGCCAGTGCTGACCAGGTAGCCATTGATGCTATTGCGGCCAAAATGATGGGCTTTGACCCCCTTTCCCTTCCTTTCATCAGGCTTGCCCATGAGAAGGGGTTAGGGGTTGGTGATCCACGGCAGATCGAAATAGTCGGAGAGGATATTGAAAGGGTAAACTTTAACTTCAGTGTAGGCGATAACCTGGCTTCACGGGTGGGCGACCTTTTGTGGTTCGGGCCCTTAAAAGCCATGCAAAATCTCTTTTTCCGTACCCCGTTAGTAAACCTCTTTATCTTCGGTTCCTTTTTCTATCACGATTATTTCTGGTGGCCCACCAGGGGTAAGAAAAAGATGGAGTACGTAAGAAAAAACTACCGCTGGGGCCAACTTTTTGATAAATACAGTGAGTAA
- a CDS encoding undecaprenyl-phosphate glucose phosphotransferase produces the protein MLRKTIISLLVKFCYIVIDLTFIAAIYFGLYLYRISHEFRLVFTWRELFDYGFWNNLTYFSDYARFYIIVTVAAVFFLHRYGLYRSGINVSGPDEFWQVTKAVIYSIFTVAALSYLFKSQVFSRFVFFAFTILATLTLWFWRLIRRQIILNLLQRGYFQKNLIIVGAGRVGQRVAGELAHRPQLGFNVIGFADDDATKEQQDFAGLKVLCRSHNLAETVAKYHIDEILITIPSERELIRQIITQCRRQDVQIRIVPEMFNLMTSSVEVGQLGPVPYMRIVKTPMQGMPLVFKRLFDVIVSLTGIVVLSPLMLATALAIKLDSPGPVLFRQKRVGKNGQLFDFYKFRSMVPNAEELLAELAAANEADGPVFKIKEDPRITRVGKFIRKYSIDELPQLFNVLKGDMSLVGPRPPLPNEVDQYGDFEWRRLEVIPGITGLWQVSGRSDLSFHKWMELDIYYIENWSFWLDLKILLQTVPVVLTGKGAY, from the coding sequence GTGCTCCGGAAAACAATTATCAGCTTACTCGTCAAGTTTTGCTATATTGTTATTGATTTGACGTTTATTGCAGCAATTTATTTTGGGTTGTATCTTTACCGTATTTCCCATGAATTCCGGCTGGTCTTTACGTGGCGGGAACTTTTCGATTACGGGTTTTGGAACAATTTAACATACTTCTCGGACTATGCCAGGTTTTACATCATTGTTACAGTTGCCGCTGTCTTTTTCCTGCATAGATACGGCTTATACAGGTCCGGCATAAACGTAAGCGGGCCGGATGAATTCTGGCAGGTGACAAAGGCGGTTATCTATTCTATTTTCACGGTAGCGGCTTTATCCTACCTTTTTAAAAGTCAGGTTTTTTCCCGCTTCGTTTTCTTTGCCTTTACTATTCTGGCAACCTTAACATTATGGTTCTGGCGGTTAATCAGGCGGCAAATTATTTTAAACCTGCTGCAACGTGGTTATTTCCAAAAAAACCTGATTATCGTAGGCGCCGGCCGGGTGGGGCAGCGGGTTGCCGGTGAACTGGCCCACCGTCCCCAGTTAGGGTTTAACGTGATTGGTTTCGCTGACGATGATGCCACCAAGGAACAGCAGGACTTTGCCGGTTTAAAAGTTTTATGCCGCAGCCACAACTTGGCGGAAACCGTGGCAAAATACCATATTGATGAAATCCTGATTACCATACCGTCGGAAAGAGAACTTATCCGGCAAATTATTACCCAGTGCCGGAGACAGGATGTCCAGATAAGGATAGTACCGGAAATGTTTAACCTTATGACTTCTTCAGTGGAGGTCGGACAGTTGGGGCCGGTACCTTACATGCGTATTGTCAAAACGCCCATGCAGGGGATGCCCCTTGTTTTCAAAAGGTTGTTTGACGTCATTGTATCACTGACCGGAATTGTCGTCCTGTCTCCTTTAATGTTGGCTACTGCTCTGGCCATCAAACTGGATTCGCCGGGGCCGGTGCTGTTCAGGCAGAAACGGGTCGGGAAAAACGGACAACTGTTTGATTTCTACAAATTTCGTTCCATGGTGCCCAATGCCGAGGAACTGCTGGCAGAATTAGCGGCAGCCAATGAAGCCGACGGGCCTGTATTTAAAATAAAAGAAGACCCCCGGATTACCAGGGTAGGCAAATTTATCAGGAAATACAGTATCGATGAATTGCCCCAGTTATTTAATGTGCTGAAAGGAGATATGAGCCTGGTGGGCCCCCGTCCCCCCTTGCCCAACGAGGTGGACCAATATGGCGATTTTGAGTGGCGCAGGCTGGAGGTAATTCCCGGCATCACGGGGTTATGGCAGGTCAGCGGCCGTAGCGATTTATCCTTCCATAAGTGGATGGAACTGGATATCTATTACATAGAAAATTGGAGCTTTTGGCTGGACCTGAAAATATTGCTGCAGACTGTTCCTGTTGTGCTCACAGGCAAAGGGGCTTACTAG
- a CDS encoding AarF/UbiB family protein, giving the protein MVISRAIKLLALLKGLVKKDFGSVSVIMGEMHGLPQKLGQHFTLYRGSGLDRYFASLCTESKTEKIPVAEALNKLGLDYAEIAVYAQASIGQVYRVKNDAGDMALKVKYPAVEKRIKSDLWLLKGIIWPTRFLPLQNSGLLPMLENLRTMLLNECDYMAEAEKQQRFCRVFRDHEAVSVPEIIAYNDEAIASRWVEGNDLRHYPGTDKWFVENYTAFILYSLKALGMVHADPHPGNFIINGSAADRKLTVLDFGSVVEFTPVESVAVSRLLTGGYASEAELIKDLQLLGVSEESLATYRPIIGDLVSVLLEPFYCSGAYDFGDWRMQYKINTLLASRAWEKPLQIPVKLLLLFRVLQGLYYYAGKSAIKFNWHEAAKTYLG; this is encoded by the coding sequence TTGGTTATATCAAGAGCAATTAAACTGCTGGCTCTGTTAAAAGGGCTTGTTAAAAAAGATTTTGGCAGTGTTTCCGTAATCATGGGGGAAATGCACGGACTGCCCCAAAAGCTGGGTCAGCATTTCACCCTTTACCGGGGAAGCGGCTTGGACCGGTATTTTGCGTCCCTTTGCACCGAGAGCAAAACCGAAAAAATCCCGGTAGCAGAAGCCCTCAATAAATTAGGCCTTGATTATGCTGAGATTGCAGTTTATGCCCAGGCCTCTATCGGGCAGGTTTACAGAGTGAAAAACGATGCCGGGGATATGGCTCTTAAAGTTAAATATCCTGCCGTGGAAAAAAGAATCAAAAGCGATTTGTGGCTGTTGAAAGGGATTATTTGGCCTACTCGTTTTTTGCCTTTGCAGAACAGCGGTCTTTTACCGATGCTGGAAAACCTCAGAACCATGCTGCTGAATGAATGTGATTACATGGCTGAAGCAGAGAAGCAGCAGCGTTTTTGCCGGGTTTTCCGGGACCATGAGGCTGTTTCTGTTCCGGAAATTATAGCTTACAATGACGAGGCTATTGCTTCCCGGTGGGTGGAAGGAAACGACCTGCGACATTATCCAGGAACCGATAAATGGTTTGTTGAAAATTATACCGCTTTTATTTTATATTCTCTGAAGGCATTGGGGATGGTTCATGCTGACCCGCACCCGGGGAACTTTATTATTAACGGCAGCGCAGCCGACCGGAAGTTGACGGTTTTGGATTTCGGGTCAGTTGTGGAGTTTACTCCGGTGGAATCAGTAGCGGTTAGCAGGCTGTTAACCGGGGGATACGCAAGCGAGGCTGAACTCATTAAGGACCTTCAATTGTTAGGGGTTAGCGAAGAAAGCCTGGCCACCTACCGGCCGATTATCGGAGATTTGGTATCGGTTCTGCTGGAACCGTTTTATTGTTCCGGTGCCTACGATTTTGGCGACTGGCGCATGCAGTATAAAATAAATACATTGTTGGCTTCCAGGGCATGGGAGAAGCCGCTGCAGATTCCTGTGAAGCTTCTCCTATTGTTCCGGGTGCTGCAAGGGCTTTACTATTATGCCGGAAAATCGGCCATAAAATTTAATTGGCACGAAGCGGCGAAAACTTATTTGGGGTGA
- a CDS encoding lysylphosphatidylglycerol synthase transmembrane domain-containing protein: protein MTKLNKKFIWAILLGVATTLAISLISDYRATLDALSRFKVIYLPLILGLTFLNYVLRFVKWHYFLNIINVKLNIRQSFTIFLSGLAMSVTPGKVGELLKSFLLKELKGVPISKSAPIIFAERLSDGIGLIVLSLAGMWYFEYGKKVVGLIALMLLAMVILLQFPGFTKRLITLVSRVKFLQRFEQVMHNLIDSANQLLRPLPLLFMVIISVVSWSFECIAFYFVFTGLNYDASLLVSTFTLAFSGIVGAVSMLPGGLGATEGSILGLLVLVGVPRNVAAVATILIRFCTLWFGVLVGLIALMSNKRILGFARKFEADSPASDAVAGE from the coding sequence TTGACCAAGCTAAACAAAAAATTTATCTGGGCTATCCTGTTAGGGGTCGCCACAACTCTGGCCATTTCGCTGATTTCTGACTACAGGGCCACGTTGGACGCTTTAAGCAGGTTTAAGGTCATTTATTTGCCTTTGATCTTGGGCCTTACATTTTTAAATTACGTCCTGCGCTTTGTCAAATGGCATTATTTTCTCAACATCATTAACGTAAAATTAAATATCCGGCAGAGCTTCACCATATTCCTGAGCGGATTGGCTATGTCTGTAACACCCGGCAAAGTTGGAGAATTACTGAAGTCTTTTTTGCTGAAAGAATTAAAAGGAGTGCCCATCAGCAAATCTGCCCCTATTATATTTGCCGAACGGCTTTCCGACGGTATAGGTTTAATTGTTTTGTCCCTGGCCGGCATGTGGTATTTCGAGTACGGTAAAAAAGTAGTGGGTCTGATAGCCCTGATGCTGCTGGCCATGGTAATTCTCTTGCAGTTTCCCGGCTTTACAAAAAGGCTTATTACGCTTGTATCCCGGGTGAAGTTCTTACAAAGGTTTGAACAGGTAATGCACAATCTTATAGACAGCGCCAATCAGCTCCTGAGGCCGCTGCCACTTCTTTTTATGGTAATAATCAGCGTGGTATCCTGGTCTTTTGAGTGTATAGCCTTTTACTTTGTCTTTACCGGTTTGAACTATGACGCTTCCCTGCTGGTTTCCACCTTTACCCTGGCTTTTTCGGGTATAGTCGGGGCTGTTTCCATGCTGCCGGGGGGGCTGGGGGCAACGGAAGGAAGTATTTTGGGGCTGCTGGTCCTGGTAGGTGTCCCCAGGAACGTAGCGGCCGTAGCCACCATTTTAATCAGGTTTTGCACCCTTTGGTTTGGCGTACTGGTTGGCCTAATTGCCCTGATGTCAAATAAGCGTATCCTCGGCTTTGCCAGGAAATTTGAAGCCGATTCTCCGGCAAGCGATGCGGTAGCAGGGGAATGA
- a CDS encoding mannosyltransferase family protein, with protein MAVFKRVFLCYLLHYLVIIPAALITYFWLPDFPGPTATMEVTSSWFLNLWTRYDSGWYYDIIKSGYTAKSVAFFPLYPFTVKLFSRLLDVHPVAVGLIISNLAFFGLLWFLYKLVQREFGTGAAQKATLYYALFPTGIFFSAMYTESMFMFFVLGAFYFAGERKWTAAGLMGGLAALTRNLGVYLFISLGYLYLKQADFRLRNFKLNSFALGLIPLGLAVYMLYLHVHFNDAFAFVHAQKYWNRELVFPLAALVNSGIKESGPSFVFLSLLLVAVFRLPPHYWIYYAFMLLIPMSMGVKWEGEIRLFAMLRYILPCFPAMIILAKWGRFKFLNYSILTLFICGLVFFTALFVKGFFIA; from the coding sequence ATGGCGGTATTTAAAAGAGTATTTCTTTGCTACTTACTTCATTATCTGGTTATAATTCCGGCAGCTTTGATAACTTACTTCTGGCTGCCCGACTTTCCGGGGCCAACCGCCACGATGGAGGTAACTTCCTCCTGGTTTTTAAACCTCTGGACCCGTTATGATTCCGGATGGTACTACGATATAATAAAGTCTGGATATACCGCAAAAAGCGTTGCTTTTTTCCCTCTTTACCCTTTTACTGTAAAACTTTTCAGTCGGTTACTGGATGTGCACCCCGTGGCTGTCGGTTTAATTATTTCCAATCTGGCATTTTTTGGTCTCCTGTGGTTTCTGTATAAGCTGGTCCAACGTGAATTCGGGACTGGTGCGGCACAGAAGGCCACTCTATATTATGCGTTATTTCCTACAGGAATTTTCTTTTCTGCCATGTATACTGAATCGATGTTTATGTTTTTTGTACTGGGAGCTTTCTATTTTGCCGGGGAACGAAAATGGACGGCTGCCGGACTGATGGGCGGCCTGGCGGCGCTGACCCGGAATCTTGGTGTTTATTTGTTCATTTCATTAGGTTATCTGTATTTAAAACAGGCGGATTTCCGGCTGCGCAATTTTAAACTGAACTCTTTTGCATTGGGGTTAATACCTTTGGGGTTAGCCGTCTATATGTTGTACCTCCATGTTCACTTTAATGATGCCTTTGCTTTTGTTCATGCGCAAAAGTACTGGAACCGGGAGTTGGTGTTTCCCCTGGCGGCGTTAGTTAATTCAGGGATAAAAGAAAGTGGACCTTCCTTTGTATTTTTAAGCCTGCTGCTGGTTGCTGTTTTCAGGTTGCCGCCACATTACTGGATTTATTATGCGTTTATGTTGTTAATTCCCATGAGTATGGGGGTGAAATGGGAAGGAGAGATAAGGCTTTTTGCCATGTTAAGGTATATTTTGCCCTGTTTTCCAGCTATGATTATACTGGCAAAGTGGGGTAGGTTTAAATTCCTTAATTATAGCATATTAACCTTGTTTATATGTGGACTGGTCTTTTTTACGGCCTTGTTTGTGAAAGGATTTTTTATTGCCTGA
- a CDS encoding decaprenyl-phosphate phosphoribosyltransferase — protein sequence MNLQPKEAQLQTQPVVSQKSGLYLLLKTMRPKQWTKNLIIFAGIIFARKIFTDGYLLKTLYAFLDFCILSGSVYIINDLVDIEKDKAHPKKRNRPLASGQLSVPLATVFVILSTVLSLGSAFFLNINFGFVALAYFLLTLSYSFKLKNVVIIDVIVIALGFILRAVAGAVVIAADISPWLLVCTFLLALFLALTKRRHELLLLDDKARSHRKILDEYQPEMLDQMISVVTSSTVMAYSLYTFTSGHSIYLMTTIPFVVYGIFRYQYLVHQKDMGGSPEVALLKDKPLLINVLLWVVTSALILYLT from the coding sequence ATGAATCTGCAGCCCAAAGAGGCCCAATTGCAGACACAACCCGTGGTATCGCAAAAGTCCGGTTTATATTTGTTGCTGAAGACCATGCGGCCCAAACAGTGGACGAAAAACCTGATTATTTTTGCCGGCATAATTTTTGCCCGGAAAATTTTCACTGATGGGTACCTGCTGAAAACCCTTTATGCATTTTTGGACTTTTGTATACTATCGGGCAGTGTTTATATAATAAACGATCTGGTAGACATCGAGAAAGACAAAGCGCATCCCAAAAAGAGGAACCGCCCGTTAGCCTCGGGACAGCTTAGTGTCCCTTTAGCCACGGTTTTTGTTATACTTTCAACGGTTCTTTCTTTGGGTAGCGCCTTTTTCCTGAATATAAATTTCGGTTTTGTGGCCCTGGCTTACTTCCTGCTCACTTTAAGTTACAGTTTTAAACTAAAAAATGTTGTTATAATTGACGTTATTGTTATTGCCTTAGGTTTTATACTCAGGGCGGTAGCGGGCGCGGTCGTTATAGCTGCTGATATTTCTCCATGGCTCCTGGTGTGCACTTTTCTGCTGGCCCTGTTTTTGGCTTTAACCAAGCGGCGGCATGAGCTGCTTCTTTTGGATGATAAGGCCCGGTCCCACCGGAAGATTTTGGACGAGTACCAGCCGGAAATGCTGGACCAGATGATTTCGGTGGTAACATCATCTACGGTAATGGCCTATTCCCTGTATACCTTTACTTCAGGGCATTCCATTTATTTGATGACCACGATTCCCTTTGTTGTTTACGGCATCTTCCGGTATCAATACCTTGTGCACCAGAAAGACATGGGCGGCAGCCCCGAGGTTGCCCTGCTTAAGGACAAGCCTTTGTTGATTAATGTTTTGCTGTGGGTTGTAACATCGGCCCTGATTCTTTACCTGACTTAA
- a CDS encoding ArnT family glycosyltransferase — translation MDFGFACPNKKRTNILLAVFLFIAAAAVWYSYYDSVFNGLLYNDAMDYASIGRNVARGEGFVSAYITPLGLQYYGIPHPNPWRAPLWPLILALSMQILGSNDNAVAVTTGLFFVLTVPLIYLIGQNLFNRAVGFCAALIFMFSGLALHFGVSGLTEPLAAFLMCLWIYLLTGEKLEGPRGDLIIGLIGGVFYLARYNALVFLPFVLVYLMLKRRKKIFIILRFVAGFLIPTVPWFIRNFLLFGSPLFSLQKFEPVMFTAAYPEYSLYMMLKKPDVLDFIASHPGQVMAKVKTGWFSFAGDFFNPSFSGIHWGLMVLCLLALVWPLGKKTAPLKLVLAGSFCAQLAALLVIHYIPRLFFLFVPFYILLGLAFVWRLLEKLPSLKLRKPLQVLVLSVLTTVFILGNLPDWNSKHTPEPVFKKFSAQITFLANHSTRSDLIISNDGHMLSWYGDRNASKIPYSPEMLAQLNRYQKARYLFLSSRSSWNIPEADKEWQEIYWARPQEFNGYVIRKVFADGSLIYEKKP, via the coding sequence TTGGATTTCGGTTTTGCCTGCCCGAACAAGAAAAGAACAAATATCCTTCTGGCAGTTTTTTTATTTATTGCTGCCGCAGCCGTTTGGTACTCTTATTACGACTCTGTTTTCAACGGCCTTTTATATAATGATGCTATGGATTATGCCAGCATAGGCAGGAATGTGGCCCGCGGCGAGGGTTTTGTTTCCGCTTACATAACGCCCCTGGGTTTACAGTACTATGGTATCCCGCATCCCAACCCATGGCGGGCGCCTTTATGGCCGCTGATATTAGCCCTTTCCATGCAAATACTGGGTTCTAATGACAATGCTGTTGCTGTAACCACGGGGCTGTTTTTTGTGCTTACCGTCCCTTTGATTTATCTGATCGGGCAGAATCTCTTTAACCGGGCTGTCGGTTTCTGCGCGGCGCTTATTTTTATGTTCAGCGGCCTGGCGCTGCATTTTGGCGTGTCGGGCCTGACCGAACCGTTAGCGGCTTTTTTGATGTGCTTATGGATATATTTGTTGACGGGTGAAAAACTGGAAGGTCCCCGGGGAGACCTGATTATCGGGTTAATTGGCGGAGTGTTTTACCTGGCCAGGTACAATGCGCTGGTTTTTCTGCCTTTTGTTTTGGTTTATCTCATGTTAAAACGGAGAAAGAAAATATTTATTATATTGCGGTTCGTAGCAGGATTTTTGATTCCCACTGTGCCCTGGTTTATAAGGAATTTCCTGCTTTTTGGCAGCCCGCTGTTTTCCTTGCAAAAGTTTGAACCGGTGATGTTTACTGCGGCCTATCCGGAATATTCTCTTTATATGATGTTAAAGAAGCCGGATGTGCTGGATTTTATTGCATCACACCCCGGCCAGGTTATGGCCAAGGTAAAAACAGGGTGGTTCAGTTTTGCCGGTGACTTTTTTAACCCCTCGTTTTCCGGTATTCACTGGGGTTTGATGGTTTTATGCCTCCTGGCCCTGGTATGGCCTTTGGGCAAAAAAACAGCGCCGTTAAAACTGGTTTTGGCAGGCAGTTTTTGCGCCCAGTTGGCCGCGCTGCTGGTTATCCATTATATCCCCCGGCTGTTTTTCCTCTTTGTTCCTTTTTATATATTGCTGGGATTGGCTTTCGTTTGGCGCCTGCTCGAAAAGCTGCCTTCGCTGAAATTGCGGAAACCTTTACAGGTACTCGTTTTAAGCGTCTTAACCACTGTGTTTATCCTGGGCAACCTGCCCGATTGGAACAGTAAACATACCCCCGAACCTGTCTTTAAAAAGTTTTCGGCCCAGATAACTTTTTTGGCCAACCATTCCACCCGGTCTGATTTAATCATCTCCAACGATGGGCATATGTTGAGCTGGTACGGGGACAGGAATGCCAGCAAAATTCCCTACAGCCCGGAAATGCTGGCGCAATTAAACAGGTATCAGAAAGCCAGGTACCTGTTCCTTTCTTCCAGGAGCAGTTGGAACATCCCGGAAGCAGACAAGGAATGGCAGGAAATTTACTGGGCCAGGCCGCAGGAGTTCAATGGTTATGTAATTAGAAAGGTCTTTGCGGACGGTTCGTTAATATACGAAAAAAAGCCTTGA